The following proteins are encoded in a genomic region of Cyclonatronum proteinivorum:
- a CDS encoding GNAT family N-acetyltransferase yields the protein MNGLDLQRFDPKKYYEWDSFVLAQRDGTLFHTSIWLNEQPETETQIFGLYYEGKLVGGTALAVKKRWGQRIVPQPRMTPYYGPVFSDALALSAGLKNACTYLLSQVYARFDAFSFNLPPQAVQASQAFAAALPGLFPDSTIKPMRTNRICDIEANLLLESYTGKSQRRYIRRASRMPEISTQTSEDFEQLYLLAEESFQAAGRKHPMPRETFIRLAKKLHHHGLANCLTVEFKGQPVAAYWVPFDRHTAYYLSSGLNQSFKNLHAGPYAMHLMIRDAMDQKLVFDFEGSMNETINRYFTSFGPEEKKYVHFRVVPSKTCRFLIQSKALRF from the coding sequence ATGAACGGACTTGACCTTCAGCGCTTCGATCCCAAAAAATACTATGAGTGGGATTCCTTCGTGCTCGCACAGCGGGACGGCACTCTTTTTCACACGAGCATCTGGCTGAACGAGCAGCCCGAAACCGAAACACAGATTTTCGGCCTGTACTACGAAGGGAAGCTTGTTGGCGGCACCGCCCTCGCTGTAAAAAAACGCTGGGGACAGCGCATCGTCCCGCAGCCGCGCATGACACCCTACTACGGTCCTGTTTTTTCAGATGCGCTCGCACTCAGCGCGGGCCTGAAAAACGCCTGCACCTATCTGCTCTCGCAAGTCTATGCACGCTTCGATGCATTCAGTTTCAATTTGCCCCCGCAGGCGGTGCAGGCCTCACAGGCCTTCGCAGCCGCGCTGCCCGGACTCTTCCCCGATAGCACCATCAAGCCCATGCGCACCAACCGGATTTGCGACATCGAGGCAAACCTCTTACTGGAGAGCTATACCGGCAAGTCACAGCGTCGCTATATTCGCCGCGCATCACGAATGCCGGAAATAAGCACGCAGACGTCCGAAGATTTTGAGCAGCTCTACCTCCTCGCCGAAGAATCCTTTCAGGCCGCAGGACGAAAACATCCCATGCCAAGAGAAACTTTTATCCGTCTCGCAAAAAAACTGCATCATCACGGACTTGCCAATTGCCTGACGGTGGAATTCAAAGGTCAACCGGTAGCCGCTTACTGGGTACCTTTCGACCGGCATACGGCCTACTATCTTTCAAGCGGCCTGAACCAATCCTTCAAAAATCTCCATGCCGGTCCTTATGCCATGCATCTTATGATTCGTGATGCTATGGATCAAAAACTTGTCTTTGATTTCGAGGGATCCATGAATGAAACCATCAACCGGTATTTCACTTCTTTTGGGCCTGAAGAAAAAAAATATGTGCACTTCAGGGTTGTACCTTCAAAAACCTGTCGTTTTTTGATTCAATCAAAAGCACTACGATTTTGA
- a CDS encoding DoxX family protein has protein sequence MSKTSHKTDKQMAFALLRLTLGINMLGRALVRLPDAQQFAEGMARNFADTILPEPFVLVYAYVILLAEAVIGVLLILGWKTRYALAGMGLLMASLTIGQILLQNYGTVANILIYAIAVYLMLTNTEHDHFGIDTGFSFKK, from the coding sequence ATGTCAAAGACTTCTCACAAAACGGATAAGCAGATGGCGTTTGCGCTGCTGCGGCTTACGCTTGGAATCAATATGCTGGGCCGGGCGCTGGTCAGGCTTCCGGATGCGCAGCAGTTTGCGGAGGGGATGGCGCGGAATTTTGCCGATACGATTCTGCCGGAGCCGTTTGTGCTCGTGTATGCTTACGTGATCCTGCTAGCTGAAGCGGTCATCGGGGTGCTGCTGATCCTCGGCTGGAAGACCCGCTACGCCCTCGCGGGCATGGGGCTGCTGATGGCGAGCCTGACGATAGGGCAGATTTTGCTGCAAAACTACGGCACCGTAGCCAATATTCTGATTTATGCGATTGCGGTCTATCTGATGCTCACCAACACCGAGCACGATCATTTCGGGATTGACACGGGGTTTAGCTTTAAAAAATAG
- a CDS encoding TonB-dependent receptor plug domain-containing protein, which translates to MSSFFCSTPGRGAFCFWLVVGFFVILQLAVFPALVYALNQTAQPDTLRLRLEQIYIEASRMPVAPERLPVEVSLVRADAAAASAAASLGDVLRFHTPVMIRAYGLGGIQSVSARGFGARQTSLMWNGFGINHAMLGETDYNLIPAGFASNIRVATGNSSASFGEGSTAGAVLFDSPQPENETAFSLQTGAWGQRQFGLQTGFRGPVFRASLHLSGAQAMNNYPYFDDIRQREEVRRNNQFQNRHALLNAGFTQGSWHYDGSLWLGAAEHHIAGSSAIRNPRAVQDDRFTRWTNLLARQQGRGLWQLSSFHEWYALDYTDVPARIESTSDLRRHQARLVYRQELSTRLFLSGGLDAGHLSVETNNYSGTETRQQLSAFVQAEVRPTQTLAIYPVLRVLTYSDFGQAFTGSFGANWRTPLDGLYLRGQIARNFNPPGLNDLFWGQGGNPDLKPEESLSLEAGAAWARNLGELQTRAGVTLYRIWFENGIRWLPGAGGIWSPVNLFEIDSRGVEADLSLSYDWRGWGFSMDAALARTRATIPREETVEGQLRRVDRQLTYVPEWSWKAGAGIRKLGAFANFSLQHAGSRFTTADHSSPIDPLSAFTDMNLQLGYEGRFRGTQLRLAWTLHNLTDGQHEFISRYPLPPRYQTLSLRIGFLY; encoded by the coding sequence ATGTCTTCCTTTTTTTGCAGCACTCCGGGCAGGGGTGCATTTTGTTTCTGGCTCGTTGTGGGCTTTTTTGTGATTTTACAGCTTGCTGTTTTTCCGGCACTTGTGTATGCTTTAAATCAAACCGCGCAGCCGGATACGCTGCGGCTGCGGCTCGAGCAAATCTATATAGAAGCTTCGCGTATGCCGGTTGCGCCGGAACGTCTGCCGGTGGAGGTGAGCCTCGTTCGCGCGGATGCAGCAGCGGCTTCGGCGGCAGCGAGTCTGGGGGATGTGCTTCGTTTCCACACGCCGGTGATGATCCGTGCCTACGGTCTTGGCGGCATTCAGTCGGTTTCGGCACGCGGCTTCGGGGCGCGGCAGACCTCGCTGATGTGGAACGGCTTCGGCATCAATCACGCCATGCTGGGCGAGACCGATTACAACCTGATTCCCGCCGGCTTCGCCTCGAATATTCGCGTCGCGACCGGCAACAGCAGTGCGAGTTTCGGGGAAGGCAGCACGGCAGGGGCAGTGCTGTTCGATAGTCCGCAGCCGGAAAATGAGACGGCCTTCTCTCTGCAAACCGGCGCCTGGGGGCAACGGCAGTTCGGGCTTCAAACCGGCTTCCGCGGACCTGTCTTCCGGGCTTCGCTGCACCTGAGCGGGGCGCAGGCCATGAACAACTACCCGTATTTCGACGACATCCGGCAGCGGGAGGAAGTCCGCCGCAACAATCAGTTTCAGAACCGGCACGCCTTACTGAATGCAGGCTTCACGCAGGGCAGCTGGCACTACGACGGCAGCCTGTGGCTGGGCGCAGCGGAGCATCACATCGCGGGCTCCTCGGCCATCCGAAATCCGCGCGCCGTGCAGGACGACCGTTTTACCCGCTGGACCAACCTGCTCGCGCGGCAGCAGGGCCGCGGGCTCTGGCAGCTCAGCAGTTTTCACGAATGGTACGCCCTCGACTACACCGACGTGCCCGCGCGCATCGAAAGCACAAGCGACCTCCGCCGGCATCAGGCGCGGCTCGTGTACCGACAGGAACTCTCGACGCGTCTTTTTTTATCCGGCGGGCTCGATGCGGGTCATCTGAGCGTCGAAACCAACAACTACAGCGGCACCGAAACCCGGCAGCAGCTCTCCGCTTTTGTGCAGGCAGAGGTGCGTCCCACACAAACTCTTGCCATCTACCCCGTGCTGCGGGTGCTCACCTACTCCGACTTTGGTCAGGCCTTCACCGGCTCGTTCGGCGCCAACTGGCGCACGCCGCTCGACGGCCTGTACCTGCGGGGGCAAATCGCCCGGAATTTCAATCCGCCCGGACTCAACGATTTGTTCTGGGGGCAGGGCGGCAATCCGGACTTGAAGCCGGAGGAAAGCCTCAGTCTTGAAGCCGGAGCGGCCTGGGCGCGGAATCTCGGCGAACTCCAAACGCGGGCGGGCGTAACGCTGTACCGGATCTGGTTCGAAAACGGCATCCGCTGGCTGCCCGGTGCCGGCGGGATTTGGTCGCCGGTGAATCTGTTCGAAATCGACAGCCGGGGCGTCGAAGCCGACCTCTCCCTAAGCTACGACTGGCGCGGCTGGGGATTTTCGATGGATGCGGCCCTTGCCCGAACCCGTGCCACGATTCCGCGCGAAGAAACGGTCGAAGGGCAGCTCCGCCGGGTTGATCGTCAGCTCACCTACGTGCCCGAATGGAGCTGGAAAGCCGGTGCGGGGATCCGCAAACTTGGCGCTTTTGCAAATTTCAGCCTGCAGCACGCGGGCAGCCGATTCACGACCGCCGATCACAGCAGTCCGATTGATCCCCTCAGCGCCTTCACCGACATGAACCTGCAGCTCGGCTACGAAGGCCGCTTCCGCGGCACCCAACTCCGCCTCGCCTGGACGCTTCACAACCTCACCGACGGTCAGCACGAATTCATCTCCCGCTACCCGCTGCCGCCCCGCTATCAGACGCTCTCCCTCCGTATCGGCTTTTTGTACTGA
- a CDS encoding replication-associated recombination protein A: MGYQEPSLLPVMLAEFTLKKKAIAGTGGGGKVWVVEAFLRATSGGAESFYLVILRVNENHPSQGRSMDLFEEKQEGGRKPGNRQAAEALRAAPLATRMRPVSLAEFVGQRHLLAEGKLLYRMIRSGQIGSVILYGPASSGKTTLANVISQEIDARFVVLNAVLDGIKELRAVVEEARTRERMQQTRTILFVDEIHRWNKAQQDALLPHIESGLLTLIGATTENPYYSLVSPLLSRCQLFELYPFDEEDLLTLLRRALGDQSRGLARFNIEISDEALWHFASYAAGDIRNALNALEMAVLTTDPDATGTRRISLEVAQESIQKRNVRFSRQGDEHYHYASALIKSLRGSDADAALHWLAAMLEGGEDPQFIFRRFLIFASEDVGMAEPKALELVQACLQSFETCGMPEGLYFMSHACLYLALCPKSNSTKAIFKALDHVRKSGPGTVPPHLRDRTANRLKARYESSDNPSENYRYPHEYPNNWVAQQYLPDEFPNLKHYEPGTSPVEERLNERLKRIRDSKI, from the coding sequence TTGGGATATCAGGAGCCTTCGCTGCTGCCCGTGATGCTCGCGGAGTTCACCCTAAAAAAGAAAGCCATTGCAGGCACGGGGGGTGGGGGGAAGGTTTGGGTGGTTGAGGCCTTTTTGCGGGCGACTTCCGGTGGTGCAGAAAGTTTTTATCTCGTTATTTTGCGGGTCAACGAGAACCATCCATCCCAAGGGCGCAGCATGGATTTATTTGAAGAGAAGCAGGAAGGCGGGCGGAAACCGGGGAACCGGCAGGCGGCGGAGGCGCTGCGGGCGGCGCCGCTTGCCACGCGGATGCGGCCCGTTTCGCTCGCAGAATTTGTGGGGCAGCGGCACCTGCTGGCCGAGGGCAAGCTGCTCTACCGGATGATCCGCAGCGGACAGATCGGCTCGGTAATTTTGTACGGTCCGGCGAGCAGCGGCAAAACGACCCTCGCCAACGTAATCTCGCAGGAAATCGACGCCCGCTTCGTGGTGCTGAACGCCGTGCTTGATGGCATCAAGGAGCTGCGCGCGGTGGTCGAAGAAGCCCGCACCCGAGAGCGGATGCAGCAAACCCGCACGATTTTGTTCGTGGATGAAATCCACCGCTGGAACAAGGCCCAGCAGGATGCCCTGCTGCCGCACATCGAATCGGGCCTGCTCACGCTGATCGGGGCAACGACCGAGAATCCGTACTACTCGCTCGTGAGTCCGCTGCTTTCCCGCTGTCAGCTCTTCGAGCTGTACCCTTTCGACGAGGAAGACCTGCTCACGCTGCTGCGCCGGGCGCTCGGCGATCAGTCCCGCGGACTCGCGCGCTTCAACATCGAAATCAGCGATGAAGCGCTGTGGCACTTTGCTTCCTACGCCGCGGGCGACATCCGCAATGCCCTGAACGCGCTCGAGATGGCCGTGCTCACCACCGATCCTGACGCGACCGGAACGCGGCGCATCAGCCTGGAAGTCGCGCAGGAATCCATCCAAAAGCGCAATGTGCGGTTCAGCCGTCAGGGCGATGAGCACTATCATTACGCCTCCGCGCTCATCAAAAGCCTGCGCGGCTCCGATGCCGATGCGGCCCTGCACTGGCTCGCGGCCATGCTCGAAGGCGGCGAAGACCCGCAGTTTATTTTCCGGCGCTTCCTCATTTTTGCTTCAGAGGATGTCGGCATGGCCGAACCCAAAGCGCTGGAGCTGGTGCAGGCCTGTCTGCAATCCTTCGAGACCTGCGGGATGCCCGAGGGCCTCTATTTTATGTCACACGCCTGCCTCTACCTCGCCCTCTGCCCGAAAAGCAACAGCACCAAGGCCATTTTCAAGGCGCTGGATCACGTCCGGAAATCGGGCCCCGGCACCGTGCCCCCGCACCTGCGCGACCGCACCGCGAACCGGCTCAAAGCCCGCTACGAAAGCAGCGACAACCCTTCTGAAAACTACCGCTATCCGCATGAGTACCCTAACAACTGGGTCGCGCAGCAATACCTCCCTGACGAGTTCCCCAACCTAAAACACTACGAACCCGGCACCAGCCCCGTCGAAGAACGACTGAACGAGCGGCTGAAGCGGATTCGGGATTCAAAGATTTGA
- a CDS encoding DUF5074 domain-containing protein has protein sequence MMQKITSLSVLLMLVFAAGLHAQQLEKVYVLNQGAFLQANASVTSWNPATGQVQQNVFQQVNGRPLGDVAVHSALINGLLYILVSNSDTIEIVNPETFASMKRIFVDDFGGSSPQWIEQVSDTKAYVSNLTGTTVSVLDLVTNEITGSIEVGPNPEGIAVSGGKAYVALTDFGNGQQVAVIDIATDTRTALIDVHDNPRFLHTGSDGRVWLMSTGSFGIPESDGKISIIDPATDTVTATVDVPGKPQRIQLNEADNILYVLNNGIMKLDMETLTFADDKLRDFAHFGMRFWNGDQPRIFATTAPDFSSAGSVTVLSTDGDVLTSFTAGIGPDFVQFVSGGPVSVGGDEIASGFRLHQNYPNPFNPATVISYELPEAAEVRLEVFNLMGQRVAVLDAGFRTAGAHQLRFDAGTLASGIYLYRLQAGSLSATRRMTLVR, from the coding sequence ATGATGCAAAAAATTACGTCTCTCTCCGTGCTATTGATGCTGGTATTCGCAGCCGGCCTTCACGCGCAGCAGCTTGAAAAAGTCTATGTACTCAATCAGGGCGCCTTCCTGCAGGCCAACGCCTCGGTTACGTCCTGGAATCCCGCGACCGGGCAGGTGCAGCAAAACGTGTTTCAGCAGGTCAACGGGCGCCCGCTCGGCGATGTGGCGGTGCATTCAGCCCTCATAAATGGCCTCCTCTATATTTTGGTGAGCAATTCTGACACCATCGAAATCGTGAATCCGGAAACCTTTGCGTCGATGAAACGCATTTTCGTGGATGATTTCGGCGGCAGCAGTCCGCAGTGGATTGAGCAGGTAAGCGACACCAAGGCCTACGTTTCGAACCTGACCGGCACAACCGTTTCGGTGCTTGACCTTGTCACCAACGAAATTACCGGCTCGATTGAAGTCGGCCCCAACCCCGAGGGTATCGCCGTGAGCGGCGGCAAAGCCTATGTCGCCCTCACCGATTTTGGCAACGGTCAGCAGGTCGCCGTGATCGACATCGCGACCGATACCCGCACCGCCCTGATCGATGTGCACGATAATCCGCGCTTCCTCCACACCGGCAGCGATGGCCGCGTGTGGCTCATGAGCACCGGCAGCTTCGGCATCCCCGAAAGTGACGGCAAAATCAGCATCATTGACCCCGCTACCGACACCGTCACTGCAACCGTGGATGTCCCCGGCAAACCGCAGCGCATTCAGCTCAATGAAGCCGATAACATTTTATATGTGCTCAACAATGGCATCATGAAGCTCGACATGGAAACGCTCACCTTCGCCGATGACAAGCTCAGGGATTTTGCCCATTTCGGGATGCGCTTCTGGAACGGCGATCAGCCCCGCATTTTTGCGACCACTGCGCCGGATTTCAGCTCGGCGGGTAGCGTCACCGTGCTCAGCACCGACGGGGATGTACTCACGAGCTTCACCGCAGGCATCGGTCCGGATTTCGTGCAGTTCGTGAGCGGCGGCCCCGTCTCCGTCGGCGGCGATGAAATCGCTTCGGGCTTCCGGCTGCACCAAAATTATCCCAACCCCTTCAACCCGGCAACGGTCATCAGCTACGAACTGCCCGAAGCCGCGGAAGTTCGCCTCGAAGTCTTCAATCTGATGGGACAGCGCGTTGCGGTCCTCGATGCCGGATTCCGCACAGCGGGCGCGCATCAGCTCCGCTTCGACGCCGGCACCCTTGCAAGTGGCATCTACCTCTACCGCCTGCAGGCCGGTAGCCTCTCCGCTACCCGCCGCATGACGCTCGTCCGCTAA
- a CDS encoding pyruvate kinase, whose product MLLTAMQARFCGVMIARGDLAIECGFERMAEVQEEILWISEAAHVPVIWATQVLENLAKTGLPSRAEISDAAMGNRAECVMLNKGPHITAAVRSLDNILHRMEAHQTKKKALLRKLSFEDRGLV is encoded by the coding sequence ATGCTGCTCACCGCCATGCAGGCACGGTTTTGCGGGGTGATGATTGCCCGGGGCGACCTTGCTATCGAGTGCGGGTTTGAGCGCATGGCCGAGGTGCAGGAGGAAATCCTGTGGATCAGCGAGGCCGCGCATGTGCCGGTTATCTGGGCGACGCAGGTGCTCGAAAATCTCGCCAAAACCGGGCTGCCTTCGCGGGCCGAAATCTCCGACGCCGCCATGGGCAACCGCGCAGAGTGCGTGATGCTGAACAAGGGACCGCACATCACAGCTGCCGTGCGAAGCCTCGACAATATTTTGCACCGCATGGAGGCGCACCAAACCAAGAAAAAAGCGCTGCTTCGCAAGCTGAGTTTTGAGGACAGGGGGCTGGTGTAG
- a CDS encoding alanine racemase: protein MKTSWKSCTSPALLLDTRIALRNLDRMAEKAQRAGARLNPHFKTHQSAACVPWFTERGCTGITVSSLKMAAYFADAGCTDITVLFPVNIRDINRINALVSKVKLTLNVISVEASRFLHKHLTHPVTVLVEVDAGYGRTGISVNDTGQIRALLECFQELQFPFYGFYIHAGHTYDAANRNEVAAIHQQGLSALKALLTAWEPVFPELKISMGDTPACSMLDNFDGIDEIRPGNFIFYDLTMAAIGACEFTDIAVCMACPVVAKHESRTEIVVHGGAIHLSKDWLMQKAPDGSNQMIFGRPVPIFDHHWGEPMQDCYVRKLSQEHGIIKLTQPEFDRIQVGDLIGVLPVHSCLTADCMGAYLTETGDTIEMMKWREMK, encoded by the coding sequence ATGAAAACTTCCTGGAAATCGTGCACAAGTCCTGCACTGTTGTTAGATACCCGCATTGCGCTTCGTAACCTCGACCGGATGGCAGAGAAGGCGCAGCGTGCCGGCGCACGTCTTAATCCGCATTTCAAGACGCATCAGTCAGCAGCCTGCGTGCCCTGGTTCACGGAGCGTGGTTGTACCGGAATCACCGTTTCAAGTCTGAAAATGGCAGCCTATTTTGCTGATGCTGGCTGTACCGATATTACGGTACTCTTCCCGGTGAATATCCGGGATATAAACCGCATCAATGCGCTTGTATCAAAGGTTAAACTGACTTTGAACGTTATTTCGGTGGAAGCTTCGCGCTTCTTGCACAAGCATCTGACCCATCCGGTAACGGTGCTTGTCGAAGTGGACGCGGGATATGGTCGCACCGGTATTTCGGTAAACGATACTGGGCAGATCAGAGCGCTGCTTGAGTGCTTTCAGGAGCTGCAGTTCCCGTTTTATGGGTTTTACATTCATGCCGGTCATACCTATGATGCCGCAAACCGGAATGAAGTTGCCGCGATTCATCAGCAGGGATTATCGGCACTAAAAGCACTCCTGACCGCATGGGAGCCTGTTTTTCCCGAGCTTAAGATTTCAATGGGCGACACGCCTGCCTGCTCTATGCTCGATAATTTCGACGGAATTGATGAAATCAGGCCGGGCAATTTCATTTTTTACGACCTGACGATGGCGGCTATCGGTGCGTGTGAGTTTACCGATATAGCGGTGTGTATGGCCTGCCCGGTCGTTGCGAAGCACGAAAGCCGCACCGAAATAGTGGTGCACGGCGGTGCGATTCATTTATCCAAGGATTGGCTGATGCAGAAAGCTCCCGACGGGTCAAATCAGATGATTTTCGGACGCCCCGTTCCCATTTTCGACCATCACTGGGGCGAGCCGATGCAGGACTGCTATGTGCGTAAACTGTCTCAGGAGCACGGCATCATCAAACTGACGCAACCGGAATTTGACCGGATTCAGGTCGGGGATCTCATTGGTGTGCTGCCGGTGCACTCCTGCCTGACGGCAGACTGTATGGGCGCCTACCTGACGGAAACAGGTGACACTATCGAAATGATGAAATGGAGAGAAATGAAATGA
- a CDS encoding pyruvate kinase produces MKPPYEDSRLRPWRIQKMRELLPALQEMVAEMQLVPDRFEARLKRVHPENRESAVNLLQYLVLRQHDLRGIQRELAGLGLSSLGRAEAGVMESFRAVIRLINTALAATDGSPQPADIPNSDPAFLQPPCGSTRLAENTAQLLGPPQPHRNTRIMVTMPPEAAHDLALLTSLLESGMDVARINCAHDQPEDWLRMTQNLTEASRKTGKSCRVMTDLAGPKIRTAEVPAEVPVLKIRPERDALGRVTLPARIRLLPASGTDTHTDSDESHPALVLDDDALRSLKPGDTLHLRDTRGARRKLLLVPDQEGSLFGLSHKTIYAAPGMRLTSERNDQLAIPVKAVLNPDPAVVVKPGDLLEIALHPQKSASASASASASVTARIGCSLPEAFRNALPGAPVWFDDGKIGGIIEEISEGKVLVRIRQARPTGTKLRADKGINLPQTAIQVSALTEKDLADLPWIQRHADLVALSFVNQAEDVQHLMDVMEASAPGAEHPPSF; encoded by the coding sequence ATGAAGCCCCCCTACGAAGATTCCCGACTGCGACCGTGGCGCATTCAAAAGATGCGCGAATTGCTGCCTGCCCTGCAGGAGATGGTCGCTGAAATGCAGCTTGTGCCCGACCGCTTTGAGGCCCGCCTGAAGCGGGTGCATCCTGAGAACCGGGAGAGTGCCGTGAACCTGCTGCAATATCTGGTGCTGCGGCAGCATGATTTGCGCGGTATTCAGCGGGAACTGGCGGGGCTGGGGCTTTCCTCGCTGGGGCGGGCGGAGGCCGGGGTGATGGAGAGTTTCCGGGCGGTGATCCGCCTCATCAATACGGCGCTGGCCGCGACCGACGGAAGCCCGCAACCGGCAGATATTCCGAATTCCGATCCGGCATTTTTGCAGCCGCCCTGCGGGAGCACGCGTCTTGCGGAGAACACAGCGCAACTGCTTGGTCCGCCGCAGCCGCACCGCAACACCCGGATCATGGTCACCATGCCGCCCGAGGCCGCGCACGACCTTGCGCTGCTCACATCCCTGCTCGAAAGCGGCATGGATGTGGCGCGCATCAACTGCGCGCACGATCAGCCGGAGGACTGGCTGCGCATGACCCAAAACCTTACCGAAGCCAGCCGGAAGACCGGCAAAAGCTGCCGCGTGATGACCGACCTCGCCGGACCCAAAATCCGGACTGCAGAGGTGCCCGCGGAAGTGCCGGTGCTCAAAATCAGACCCGAACGCGATGCGCTGGGCCGGGTCACGCTCCCGGCCCGAATCCGGCTTCTTCCGGCATCGGGCACCGATACTCACACGGATAGCGACGAATCGCATCCTGCGCTCGTGCTGGATGATGATGCGCTCCGCAGTCTGAAGCCGGGCGATACGCTGCACCTGCGTGATACCCGCGGTGCCCGCCGTAAGCTGCTGCTGGTACCGGACCAGGAGGGGAGCCTGTTTGGCCTGAGTCACAAAACCATTTATGCGGCCCCCGGCATGCGGCTCACATCGGAGCGCAACGATCAACTGGCTATCCCGGTAAAAGCGGTCCTAAACCCGGATCCGGCAGTTGTGGTCAAACCCGGTGATCTGCTCGAAATTGCGCTGCATCCCCAAAAATCAGCATCTGCCTCTGCCTCTGCCTCAGCCTCAGTGACGGCGCGCATTGGCTGTTCGCTTCCCGAAGCCTTCCGGAATGCGCTGCCCGGTGCGCCGGTGTGGTTCGACGACGGCAAAATAGGGGGCATCATCGAAGAAATTTCTGAGGGCAAGGTACTGGTGCGCATTCGTCAGGCGCGTCCGACCGGCACGAAGCTGCGGGCAGATAAAGGCATCAACCTGCCGCAAACGGCAATTCAGGTAAGCGCCCTCACCGAAAAAGATCTCGCCGATCTGCCGTGGATTCAGCGTCACGCGGACCTTGTGGCGCTTTCATTTGTGAATCAGGCGGAGGATGTGCAGCACCTGATGGATGTGATGGAAGCCAGCGCGCCGGGCGCGGAGCATCCGCCATCATTCTGA